The sequence AAATTTTGGATCAAAAACCAATCTATAAAAACAGAACAATATATTCAAAGACTAGTTTCTATATAATCCAGCGACACAGGGTTGCCACCTTACGTTGCGAGAAGCTTTAAGTTGGGTTTCCTGATTGGTTTCACTCTGGGAGAGATTTGCTGGTCCCAATACATCTTTAAACTGATTCTGTAAATTGGAACTGCTATCCTTTCTTCTAATTTGCAGCTTCTTTGTTTCATGGATGATGTCAACTGTTTTATTCTCGATGATTGTTCGACTCTCCTGAGAGAAATGAGCAAAGAAAGATTACTTAAAGTACGAACAAACAATAGATATTAAAGCCTAAATTTAAAAGCATAatgaagagggaagaagatagGAGAATAATGAAACAACTCAAAAAGCTCTGATGAACTTACTTCCAAAGCATTTCTGAGTTTTCCGCCAATGTAGTTGACTGAAGAAGCAATCGCTTCTGAACCTTTCTGAAATGAAGGATTTTCTGGCTTCAGATAATTTTCCGCTGCCCAACGAGACTGCGGCCAGAAAGATTGAAGTGACAAATGAAAAAACCAATATCAATTGCATTACACAGTAAGAATGCAAGATAAGAACCAAATGAATAGACAAAATGAAGCAATTAAAAACATCCAAGGCCTACTATTATGACTTTAAAGGGTTAACTGGCAGATGCAAAGGGATCTATGAAGCATACAATAGAACGTTCTAGACTACAGAATAATAGCTTAAAAAGAAGTGGGTTTCCATAAATAGGCCTTCACCCTAGAAACTGGAAGAAAACTTCAAATCCACTATTAGCTTCTAAAAGAAAATCGTTATTTAAATTgtttgaggaaaaaaaagaaaagaaacttcaGTTGTGTCTCACCTTGGTACCTGTTGATGAGTCTAACTTCGGAGGCTGCACTCTACCGTAGTCATCAGATTTATTGGAAGCACCATCCTCAATAATTGATTTCGCTTTTCTTGCCAAGTCCCCCCAGAACCCATGCTTACGCTCATTCAAGCTTTTCATCGACGTGTACTCATAATTACTGGCATCCTGCATTTGTAAACACATGGAGAAATGATAGCGTGCGAACTCAGccaaataattttcaaaatgcaAGATAAGTGGAACAATCAGGCGACATGTAGACATGCATCTTCACAACCATTTCGATAGCTTTCTTAGTGGAAAGCATCTAATCAGGCATGCTTAGGTATCTTAGATGATAAATATCCTTAAAACTCTGATTTGAGATTCATGTAAATTCAAACTAAAGCGCTTTACATAACTGAATTGCAGTACACATTTAGAAGGTCCATTTCATAGAAGTTGTAAAAGATACGCAGAGAAATTATGCTACGATAGAATCCTCGCTCTCTGTGATCATCAGATTCATAATGAAtgcattaataataataaaaaaccaGACACAGCTTGTTCTTCTAGCGAACCAATTAACAAATTGCTTTAACTCTCGACCAAATCGAAACACCCCGCATCAACAGGTATCCACCGTGGTTTTCAAAATTCCCATTTAGGGCACTCTAATCCCAATTGCAAATACCTATCGATACAGATACGAAACCCTAAACAAGGAGGGGACACCGATCATCCCGATCCGATTATTAATACCGATTGACACCGCTGTGAAACCCTAAACAAGGAGACACCGAACGATGCCGAATCCGAtcgaaaagagagagagaaagagaggcgaGGCGATCGATCGCACCTGCGAATGCCTCGGCCGCGCGGGGGCGGCGGCAAGGGCAGAGTCGGCGTAGGCGGAGGAGAGGGAGGCGTCGCGGCGCGCGGCGGAGGAGCGGATCGCCTGGGCGGCGAGCGACGGCGACGCcggggcggcgacggcggcggaggagtcgTCGGCGCCGGAGAAGGAGCGGCGGTCCTCGACGAATGTGGCGGAGCGGGTGATCCCTTGCTTGCGCCGATACGCCATGGGGGAGGAGGGACGGGGGAGAGAAGGGGGAAAGGGGTGTAACCGTTGGACTCGTTAGGGCTTCGCGGTTCAACTAACGAACCAAATTGCCCTCTCTCCTTGTCCGTTATTTGGGCCGTGGACGCCGCGGCGAATTGTTGCGTGCACCGCGGTCTATGGACCAGGCTCTCCATTAATTCAAAACCTGGTTGTCTCACAAATCTAAATAGACTCTGTTCGGAATTGCAAAAAAATGcattatttgtgatgataaagtgagaaaaaaaatatatatatatttttttgttaaaggACATTACACTGCCTAAATTTGTATCTTCTAAGAAGGCTTACGAGATAAGAGATCTCATCAGtaactcaaaaaaaagaaaagggagagcGTTCAATGTATTATATATGAATAGAAAAgtgatttatatttgaatttaaaaatattcttatcactttttttttttataaatatttgcaCAAATTCACTTTTGCTTTCTTCGTCTTCTAATGACAACAGTTACTAGTTCgacatttaattcaaaataaaatcaaaaatttttcctACTAAAAGGAATAATCTTTTGCTACAGTTGaaagcaaaaattataaatatcagTTACATATAGtgctttttgaaaatatttttaaatcttctataatattatttttgtatattgttAATGTGTtggcatatataatatatagtcatTTGATTGATTCATATGTATACTTCGAAAATATCATATGAATTatcattatattaataatacaaaAGTAATATTATGGGCGACCTATAGCAATACTCGATActtttttaattgtataatatcatataaaatatgatcgAAGATGCCCTAAGCGACAAGAGTTTAAGTGTTCAGCGACACGAGGCATGCTTACCATCTTGTATCGTGCCGATGAAATATTGGCACAATACAACTCTTGTGCCAAATAGCATGATTCAATATTATCTTttcttacaaataaaaaataattattccaataaaatataaaaaatttaataaagataaataatggaaaattaaacaat is a genomic window of Ananas comosus cultivar F153 linkage group 13, ASM154086v1, whole genome shotgun sequence containing:
- the LOC109719115 gene encoding uncharacterized protein LOC109719115, which encodes MAYRRKQGITRSATFVEDRRSFSGADDSSAAVAAPASPSLAAQAIRSSAARRDASLSSAYADSALAAAPARPRHSQDASNYEYTSMKSLNERKHGFWGDLARKAKSIIEDGASNKSDDYGRVQPPKLDSSTGTKSRWAAENYLKPENPSFQKGSEAIASSVNYIGGKLRNALEESRTIIENKTVDIIHETKKLQIRRKDSSSNLQNQFKDVLGPANLSQSETNQETQLKASRNVANAMAAKAKLLLRELKAVKADLAFAKERCAQLEEENKILRESREKGDHNEDDDLIRLQLESLLAEKARLAHENSIYARENRFLREIVEFHQLTSMGDGVDLDDGIEEDAADVYADEMLPLSQSHSQNEVPSPALSSPRSPSAALVGSSSPKSPHEHLSQTLSMETGSPAPQ